The DNA region ATCTTGGAAAAGGATCAGTCCCTTAAAGAGCTTGGTGTTGCGAAGAAATCTTTAAAGCATATTTCTGACAAGCAAGTTACTTATGTGAAGGATGTTGAGAATCATAGTTCTCATGTTTCTTTGAAAGATAAGGTGACTAAGCTTGAGAATCTTGCTACAAACGTCATGACTCAATTGGGGAGAATGGTATCCTTGAGAAAACATCAGGAAATTCTAGTTGACATTGAGAATTCCCTTGTTGAGGTTAATGAAGCTCTTAACTAGGCTAAAAAATCTTTAGAAGATAAGAAAAATGGTATTGATAAATCTGAAGAAGCTCTTTAGAATGAGAAAAGGACTCTGGAAGAAACCCAAGATTTGTTAAGAGTGGCGGGAATTGAGAAGGCGAAGATGGGAAACTAATGGTCAATTGTATTAGATGTCAACCATACTTATCTACAATCTTATTTTGAGAATGCCTTGGCGCGTGTGGAGATTTTCCATCCCAAAATTAAAATCTAGATTCATAAAGAAAAGAAATTCAGTCTCAACAAAAGCAACAACACACAAAAAATACAAATCTAAATCTATAAACAATAATGAAAAGAGGGGATTTATGAATCAAAAATGTATATTTGAAGGTTAGGAAAATAAGATACATAAGAATCTTATCACGTCTCTTTTACATTTTTGTACTCGTTAGAATTCTAACAATGTCTTCAACTTTTGTTTTTGATTTCTGTTCATGTCAATCTAAAAGAAAAAAACTACTACGAAAGAAAACAAAGTTGAAATTGAGGGAGATATTGGTGTTGGTTAGAAAAAGGTTGATAGTTTTGCATCAAAATGAAATTCAATAAAATAGATGTTTGATAAGTTTCTAGTTCTTCCTTAATTTTAGATCTAATGTGTGATATTTTgaatttgtttgtgttttaaaTTTTAAAAAGACGAAATTCTAGGTTTAgattttttgttgttgttatggGTTAAAAAAATTGATTAGATGAATATGATAAACATTACATAAAGTTTATTTTGAAGATGATAAAGATTGTTGGATGATGTGTCGTTAAGTTAGCTTAAGTTGTAGTTTTGCAATGACATCTTATTGCAAGGGTATGAGTTTGATTTTGCAACATTCCACTTATCCACTTTTAAGGGGTGGAATTTGGGCTATTAGACTTTGTTGGAAGTTTAGTTTGATGATGATAAAGATTTTGGAAGTTTAATTTGATGTTGAAAGATGATATTTGTTGGAAGTTTAATTTGATAATGTTGTTGATGATGATAAAGATTGTTGAAAGTTTAATTAGATGATAATGAATATTTTAGgaattttaattaaaatgatGAACAGGAGATGGAGGGATGAATGAAGTAGTTCAATTAGTATATGTAAATTGGTGGTATATGGTTCAATTCCTAAAAACAGTCTTTATTTATATTATCTATTAATGTAAATAGGTTgttaatatttataaataaataatatttttaattaaatgaACATGAGGCCGAGTCAATAAAACAGAAATATTAAATATTATTAAATCGGAATAAAAATTGTCATATCATAAGTCATCTAAGAGGAAAAAAAAACCCACCTATAATGCAAAATTATCaaaacttaaattttttttaaagaaaaaactaataaaaatgtccACTTTGATTAGCCGTGTATTTAAAagattaaaaaataatatttattaaatgaaaaaaaaaacaaaataacacaaataaTTAAATTAAAGGATCACAAGTTTAACTAAGCCAATTATCTATTATAAACttaatttttaatttgattttgatgTTTTTGAAAATATGATATAGTTTTTGTAAGCTATTTAAACAACTAATCTTATTAACGTCTTTAAATAAATAAgttaatatattttaaataaattaacAAGTTAATAGAAATATAATCataataaattttattttgaaatcTAGCAACTGTAGAATCTTATTTTATATAACATCTCATTACAATTCTATTAATTTTACaataataaatttaaatatattaaaaattaatcCAGATTAAAATATTTGAATTAATAAAAAAGTTAGTAAATATATATTctcaaaaataataaaaaatttaatttaataataaaaaatattagtTATATTTACTTAATGGGTTgtagatttttttttaaaaaaggtTAGTTTTATTTATACAGCCAAATGCCCAAACAAAGAGATATTAGGCACCAAGCCTAATAAACACACCAAACAATCCAAACTGAAGACGCGTTTAAGATCTATCGGACAAGAGTCAAACCAGACACAAATCATATTATTACTCAAAATCAGCTTAGCTAAAAAGTCGTCGCACTGATTAGCTTTTCTAAAAATGTGCTTAAATTCCACTTCTTTTAAAAAGGTGAAGGCGATGAAGGATATGTATAGTCAAAGTTGCTCTTTATTGATGAGGCGGCTATATAGCATTCAGAGCGGAAACAACAGAAGAATATCAATTTGAACCAAAACCTTCTTAAATCTTCTCATCCAAGTTAGCTCTAAACTTGTAAGAACACCCCAAAATTCAGCCGTGGTACTATTACAAACACCAATATGCTTATGAAAGCCTCCAAGCCAATTTCCTTGACTGTCCCGAAAAATACCCCCACATTTGGCAATAAAACCGCTTTGAGGCAAACCCATCCCAAAGGTGACAAACACCAATGAATAACCGTCAGAATCTTAGGGAATGACTGCAGATTAGAGGACAAAGCCTTGCTGGAATGATAAAGAGAGGAATCTTTGCACACTTCATGAACCAGATTATTGGGCAAGACTagtggcggagccagataaaaaaatttgggatgaccgctaacgtaaaataaagattataaataaaatgtaaatagtattttaaataaaacattaaagttaaaataaatacaaagttaattactaaaaatttaaattacatgacttaaaactaccttaaagtaatggtttacgcgttccgagtgacttgaaatcgtcaataattgactccgaactaatgcttgcactaatctccctttcaatatatactgtcatgctatctccaagaaactcatcatccatcttgtttctcaacttagtcttaataattttcattgctgaaaaagacctctcagttgtggccaTAGAAAtgggaagagtcatgataagacgaagtagtctatcaatcaagaagtaagtttcagcctgtccagatgcaaccaaacatgaacatagttcttgaatagttgataaattattcaagtttgatgcttgaggagcaacaaatagaaaatattggagttgaaattgcaaattattcttctcttgatcactaaaatccatatgataatatttttcaactaaagaacaaatagtatcaacgctaaaagctttatatccatccttaggagataaagaacaagaaagagttaacaaatccattgcctgctcactgaatctgctattcaactcttgtaactgtttgtcaatggtagtgaaaaagatttcaactttaaagtaatgttgaattgtgacttgattctcttcaagacgggagcatccaaatcttgttgttgaatgaacattattaagatcaggaatctcaataacatgcttttcacaaaaagataccacttaAACAATATATCCtaaccattttctctcaaaccttgaataagatgttttgttgaacgaaccaagttcatagcattaactacatcttgattttttttgtaaggcttgacaaagcatatctgttattcccatgatttctttcatcaagtgcaaaataaatataaaatcaaatgccttcaagtaattgtaacaactatctgcatccccacatgtagcataactccctctatcttttgcaatttttttaaaaactaaacaagttgcttcatatatgtttatcaagctagaaattgaatcgtaatgtgatccccaacgagtatctccaactcgtttcaatgtaccaacttgatttgcacctttaccagttacaatctcatcaatctctaacaaataagcaatttcttctaattggacaacttgtaactcatcatgacgctttgtagaagaacaaacaacattcacaacaaagatcagcttctcaaaaaatttatgaacaggtttgacttctcttgatgatgtaactaatgcaagttgcaatcgatgagcaaaacaatgaacatagtatgcataaggacaatccttcataaagagggcttgtaaaccattccattctcctctcatattgctagcaccatcatacccttggctacgaatgttagaaacatcaaggttatatcgagaaagtatatcacatattgcttccttaagagttaaagatgtggtgtctttaacatgtgccacatcaaaaaatctctattgtattaaaccaactttatcaacaaatcttaatacaagagccatttgttccttttttgactcatcacgagcttcatcaacaatgatacaaaatttggaatcaccaatttcctcatgaatactctttttcaccctactagaaagaatttgcaagagctctttttgaatttgatgtgaagtatacttgcaattttgtggagcattttccaacacaacttttgcaacttcatcattgtaggatgcttgtagtgttaaccaacgaacaatgtcaattgaagtcttgagtcgtaaccggttattcattctttgacttgaactttgcacttgaataacatttctaatatgaccatcttgattcaacaagtcttgacaagctttcattgcattgttgtgtggtgagcaaggatccttccctatgtgtttaagaaaggaataatgttttccattcctaactttcttccaatttctaaaacctatagaaataaagacaagtgatctgggacgtccacttagttttttgctaaaaaggtaacatggtaagcaatatgcggcatcttcagatggtgaatattctaaccatgatggaaatatgctaaaccaagtatgttgaaacctcctcggatgatcctcgttaccggacaaaagatagttttctaaatgaatttgatatggaccccattttagataagctattcgtattgcatccacttgattttgtggatattgccaaatcggaggacgctttccaggatcgcgttccaaagaattttcaaaaccatgatgctcttcaattgttggattctcaagaactgtttcagattcggatgtcgggattataatttcttcatctctctcttctctttcaatttcacatgctttccttttgaaaaaagaatcaattttcctattattcatctttactcttcctataatatcatatcaaatccaaaaatcaatttagagaacataaaaattaaaagagaaaaaaattaataaacttaattaataaactttaatccgttttcaaataccggtaacttcactattagaaattagcagcaacaatgattaaataaaccttattacagtgtataactatatttgtaaattacagtgttatgaattggcttaataaacctcatatagattattttaacacatcaagaaagaagaatcctaaaaatctcaaaaacacaaatcaagcaatcactttaatttgttactttttataaaataagaatgaataaagttttttacctgttagatgccgatcactttaatctgttccgattccggtagcaaacccatatgagaaagaaaggaaaggtaggagctttttaccttatctgtattttaacctaactttgaatgaaaaagaaaaaataaaaattaatttaaatttaaaataaggatgttttagtaatttaatatatatgaattaaaaaaaataaaaagttgaggggtggccatggccttcccacgtcccccaTCAGTTCCGCCACTGGGCAAAACAAAGTTCAGATCATGCATGGTTTTATTCCACCAATACCAAAGAAGGTGGCACCCAAAAGCCCGTATAACAGACCAATTGTCAGTCGTATGAGGAAGAAAATGGGAGAGATTGATATCAATCCAGTCATGCAGGGTAGAAAAGAAAATTTTCTCCTTAAAGTTGTGACTGACCAAATGATTCCAAAAGGATTTAGGCAAAGAACAATCATGCATGAAGTGGAGAATAATTTCAGGGTGAGGACCAATAATATCACAAAAATGGTTCCTCAGTTGAAGACGACTGAGATAATCATTAGTAACAAGACCTTGATGACTTATTTTCCAGATGAAGTTACGTATCCGCTCAGGGACATGTAACTTCCAGATATGTTTCCATCGAGAAAAATAGTCAACATCCGAGTTTTGATTTAAAATGCCATACATGCTGGAGATTGAGAATATCTCGGATTTGGAGCCACTCCAAAGGCAAGAATCAGGCATCAGACCAGAGACAAAAGGAGGAGGGATAACACTGATTTTGTCTAAAATTTGCTATGGGAAGAGACTACGAAGTAAAAACCAGTTTCAGTTACCTGAACTATCCAGAAGGTCTGAAACATGATGAAGCTGCAAGTTGAAATTGAGAGGTTGGCAGACATAATCTTTAAGGTGCAACCATGGCCTACTTCCTAGTAGGCCAACTCATCAAGCTTCGGGTGAAGATCCATTATCGACTTCCATATACAAGAATCAGAGGGTTTATCAATTAAATCACCAGATTCAAGGTACCTAGCAGTATATTTACTCTTCATCAATCTACTCCAAAGCAAGTGGTCTTTAGTTTTCAGATTCCATCCCAATTTATCAAGACAAGCTTTATTCATAATAGTCAAATTACGTAGACCAAGACCACCATTGATCTTATCTCTGTTAATTATACCTCAACGGATAGTGTAAAAATGCTTCTTCTCATTTGAATCACCCCAAATAAAGGACCTTTGACATTGAGGAATATTGTTAATGCAATCTCTAGGGAGAGGAACAGACATTGATGAAtcttttttaaaatatttttgcaCATTTGTTTCGAATAGATAGATCAATCTAACTCAAACCAACCAGTTGTTTTTTTGTTTGGTTTTattgagaatgtatcaagtgtgagtagtatGAACAATAGTCTCACATTGATTGtaaatgtggagacttgagcatttataagtgagagaactcacCCACCTATTaccttaaggttttggatgaatatgtggtgtgtctcttACAAAGGTTCTGCTCCAAAAGAAAAATtcccacaatgttcaatgctccctagtgaaaaatTCCCCTAACAAATGGTATCACGAGCCTTTGGTTTCAGAAAGGGACCAggttacttgtatcgaaagtcaacggcgCAGTAGTCCCAAGGTTGTAAATGTGGAGACTtgaacatttataagtgagagaacccacccacctattaccttaagattttgggtgaatatgtcGTGTGTCTTTCACAAAGGTTCTGCTCCAAAAGAAaaagtctcacaatgttcaatgctccctagtgaaaaaccCTCCCAACAGATTTGGCTCGGGCTTTATCGTAAATATGTGCAAATCCAATCCAATTCATATATTTTTGATCAGTTTGAACATCAAATTCTTTCAAAATTGAACCAAACCGACCCGCGAACACCCATATCATATCTACTTGACAAAAATGGCCAAATTAACCCAACAGAAATTCGGGATTTCCAAACCCTATAATCTTGGATTTGCAAACATCAACTCACTTGACCATCCTATAGGTCCATTCTCTTATTATATATGTCATTATCACTTCTTTTTTAATCTTTGATTTGTTGGAGAATAAAAATTGCACTATTGCAATATTTAAGAAATTAAAAGTGTTATCAAATCTTAATTAtgtaaaatataaaatataaaatattaataacaattaaagattttaaataaaaagaaatatcttttaaaaaattaattatttttatttctaATATATTAAATACACACATTAAAAAAAACTTATTCTTTTAACTCTTAAAGAGTGTCTTAGAAACACCCAGCATTTTCTAGTAAATTAATCCATACAGTCAAAAAGAGAGATATGAAATCACATAAAAGTTTAAATTTATTGTAAGACAACCCATTTTTATAAAAGGTTAAGATTAAAAATGTATATAAATCTTATGGGCATTTGCTTTCATAGACTAAAAATATCTTTAACTCTAAAATTTATTTCCTTCTAATCAATTCATAAAAATGACTAACTTTATAAATCTTGATTGAATCAACGGCAAACTCTCTTCTAGACATGTATATCATGAAATTTCATGTAAGCACTCTTCAATACCTTgttttatataatatatatacaTAACAAAGACATAAGTTTAGATATAAATATATAACAAAGACAAAAGATGTGCATATATCAAACTAATCTTATATAACAAGAATTAAAGATGTGTGGAATAATTAAAGTCTAAAAAGAGAGAAAGTAAAGTTGATGAAAATGATCAAACTCCAACATGGTTTACAAGCTTAGTTAAACCAAAAGTAAGAGACATAGCAAGCCATCCACCAATCAAAACCCTAAAAGAAGACTTAACCAAAGGTGCTTTCCCAAGAAAACCACTCAACAATCCAAAACCAAACAAAGCAACACTCACAACACCAACCACAACTCCCAACCTAACCTTATAGTCTTTCACAAAGGCCGCGCCGAGCAGCGGCACCAACGCGCCGACCGCAAACGCGACGGCGGAAGCGAAAGCAGCGTAATAAGGGTTAGGTAATTTATCTTTCTGAGAAGTGTTTCCTTGTCTTTTCATTTGAGAAAACTCAATATCATATTGTGAATAAACAGAAACAAATTCACCAATTGCCATGCTGCATGCACCAGCAACAAGACCAACAATTCCTGTTAGAATCATTGTCTTAACATCTTTGTTAACAGCTCCAATACCCATCATTAAGGAGGCTGTTGAGAGTAAACCATCATTAGCACCTAATACAGCTGCTCTAAGCCATTGTGCTCTTTGAGTATAATCTTTTTCATCAGTTTGttcttcttgtccattcttttCAACATCCATGTTGTATACTTTTGATTCACTACGAGGTAATGAAGTTGCATGGTGTTGAATTTCAGCCATAGATAGATCTAATAAATATTGGATATTGGTGTGTAAGTGTGTAAGTGTGGAAGACACACGCCATGGGATAAAGGTATTTATAGAATTAAGATAGTGGGTGACACGCGTAAAACATGATATAAACTTTTATTTAGAATCTAATGCGTTCATACTTTACCGACTATTATAGATCGTGTCTTTCTTTTCAAATATTGTATCAAATTATTTTTGGAATCTATTTACACCTAAGCATAGATAACTTATTAGCCCAAATTTGCAACTAGTTAAATCTAGAATGAAGTGAGTGACTCATCACTTGAAGTGATTACTAAGATCATCACAGATATTTCAGAAATGTTAGACTCTATTAAGACCTAGTAGAAGAAGATAATTTCATTGTTTTGTCGTATTCTTTTAATTGTAGCACCATTATAAGTGAAACTGTTATTGTGACCGTTGGATAATTTGTATTTGTAAATTGAGAGATATAAAAAAGAATAAATAGCAATTGACTGAGAAGTATAATTGAAATGGAATTGAGATATATTAGAAATATGTCTTACATCTTTTATATATAGATTCATTCTACTAACTAATTAGCTAATTTCTAGTTAATAATAACCGAGTAATCACATGCATAATTAGTAGAAACCACATGTATAACTATAGGTAATCAGATATTAAACTAGTAGTAACGATATGCATACATATAAGTAATCACATGTATAATTTTCATTAGCCACACATGTAATTATCAGTAACCACGTGTATAAGTTTTAGTAACCACGCGTGTAACTATTAGCAACCACATGTATAATTAATTTTTAACTTTTGAAAACTAAATTACATATTTAATACCCTTTCTAATTCAGatttttttagttttttattCTCATTAATCCTAATAGGCCTTCCATTCTTGCTTGCTTCAAGGATTTTTAACATGTCAGTCAATTGCAATTCACTCTTGCAATACTCAGTTCTCAACCTCTCTTTACTAACTTGATCCATAAGAAAATGATACCTCTTTTTTATGTGCTTACTCCTACCATGATTCATAGGATGGTTTTCCAAATCAATTGCTAACTGATTGTCCACTAGCAACTTGACTTTCTCACAATTGCTCACATTCAACTCCTCAAGCAACGTCTCAAACTAAAGTGTTTGACATGCAGCATATGAGGTTGCAACATACTTTATCTTACATGAAGACAAGGCCATAATTCCTTGCTTCTTTGAACTCCATGGGATTGGTTTTAATCCAAGCATGAAGAATTGAAGAACTAACCAGTTGTGCTCTTTCTATCATCTTGATCACCACTCCAATTTGAATCTGAACAACCATAGACATTGCCTTTCATTCTTATCTTTTGTTGATTTGGCATGATTACTCCACTAGCAATTGTACCTCTAATTTACCTTAGGATCCTCTTTGCTACAAGTAGTTGACATCGCATTGGTTTCTCCATTAATCTACTAATCAATCTCATACTATGACAAATATAAGGCATTGTATTGCAAAGATACCTCAATGAGCCAATGATTTTCTTGTACAAAGTGATATACGCGAGTTCATCATCTGACTCCTTCTTGGATTTGATGTTGGTCGTTATAGGTGTGTTTGCAAGATTGCAATTGCTCATCTTGAAATTTTTCAATATGTTTTCTACATATTTCTTCTGATGCAAGAAAACTCATGCCTTGTGTTCATAATTTCCATTCGTAGAAAGTAGGCCAAATTTTCTAAGTCTGGAATCTCAAACTCATTCTTCATGCATGCCTTGAACTTTTTCAATTCATCTTCATTAGAACTTGCGACCGATAGATCATTCGCATAGAGACATAAGATGAATCAGTCTTGTTCACTTGAGCCTTTAACATAAACTCGATGTTTTAATGTGAACTCGTCGAAACCTAGCTTGATCAAGAATCCATAAATCCCCTTGTTCCACGCCTTAGGTGTTTGCTCCAATACATACAGAGTTTTTCTCCACCTATTCACCATATTCTCTTGCCCTTTCACTTCAAAACCAGGTGGTTGCTTCACATTAACTTCTTCTTCTATGGGTCCTTTGAGGAAGGCTAACTTTACATTGATTTGGTGCATCTTTCAACATCTATATGCTTCAATGGCTATAATTAGTCTTATGGTTTTAAGTATAGAAACGGGTGCGCAGACTTCATTAGAATCAATTTCAGTCTTCTGAAAAATGCCTTTTCCACCAATCTTGCCTTATACTTGGCAATTTCATCATTTGCCTT from Lathyrus oleraceus cultivar Zhongwan6 chromosome 1, CAAS_Psat_ZW6_1.0, whole genome shotgun sequence includes:
- the LOC127085027 gene encoding vacuolar iron transporter homolog 4 encodes the protein MAEIQHHATSLPRSESKVYNMDVEKNGQEEQTDEKDYTQRAQWLRAAVLGANDGLLSTASLMMGIGAVNKDVKTMILTGIVGLVAGACSMAIGEFVSVYSQYDIEFSQMKRQGNTSQKDKLPNPYYAAFASAVAFAVGALVPLLGAAFVKDYKVRLGVVVGVVSVALFGFGLLSGFLGKAPLVKSSFRVLIGGWLAMSLTFGLTKLVNHVGV